From the Roseibium sp. HPY-6 genome, one window contains:
- the crtD gene encoding 1-hydroxycarotenoid 3,4-desaturase CrtD translates to MPETKVVIIGAGMGGLAAALRLANAGVSVTVLEAAAAPGGKMRQVEAGGQAFDAGPTVLTMKWVFDDLLSGLDTSLEDEISLEKADLLARHYWKSAAALDLFADVEKSAHAIGNFSGREDAAGYRMFAADSKRVFETLKDTFISASRPNPVTLSHRIGFHRIADMLALRPFSTLWTALGGYFSDPRLRQLFGRYATYCGSSPYAAPATLMLVAHVEQAGVWIPKGGMHGIASRFQALAETYGVRFRFGARVNQIETDGSGRKVAAVRLSSGEVIEADRIIFNGDVSALKDLLTPASGKGYKKVPDEKRSQSALVSCGLAIAEGVPLTHHTVFFSDHYEAEFRSVFQDRAAPADPTVYVCAQDRNSSGGIHSAGPQTSRERIYCLMNLPADGDTHSYSTSELEQCLTAMDRRLAKNGLTLHRDRKAQVLTAPDGFNKLFPATGGALYGQASHGWMASFSRLGATGKLAGLYLAGGSVHPGPGIPMAALSGKLAAEQVMADAAMTGRFHRAAISGGMSTRPATAAPTPSRSLPS, encoded by the coding sequence ATGCCGGAAACTAAGGTCGTGATCATTGGAGCCGGTATGGGCGGCCTCGCGGCGGCACTACGCCTGGCCAACGCCGGTGTCTCCGTGACCGTGCTCGAGGCAGCGGCCGCGCCGGGCGGAAAAATGCGTCAGGTGGAGGCAGGTGGCCAGGCCTTTGACGCTGGACCTACCGTTCTGACGATGAAGTGGGTCTTCGACGACTTGCTGTCGGGCTTGGACACCAGTCTGGAAGACGAAATTTCACTGGAAAAGGCTGATTTGCTCGCCAGACACTATTGGAAGAGTGCCGCTGCTCTCGATTTGTTTGCCGACGTTGAGAAAAGCGCACACGCGATCGGAAATTTTTCCGGGCGGGAAGACGCGGCCGGGTATCGAATGTTTGCTGCGGACAGCAAGCGTGTCTTCGAAACGCTCAAGGACACCTTTATCAGCGCGTCCAGACCCAATCCGGTGACACTGTCCCATCGGATCGGATTTCACAGGATCGCGGACATGTTGGCGCTGCGCCCGTTCTCGACTTTGTGGACGGCCTTGGGCGGCTATTTCTCTGATCCGCGGCTGAGACAGCTCTTTGGGCGCTATGCAACCTATTGCGGGTCTTCTCCCTATGCGGCGCCTGCAACGCTTATGCTTGTTGCGCATGTTGAGCAGGCAGGGGTCTGGATCCCCAAGGGTGGCATGCATGGCATCGCAAGCCGCTTTCAGGCGTTGGCCGAGACCTACGGTGTCAGGTTTCGTTTTGGGGCCCGCGTGAATCAGATCGAGACGGATGGTTCTGGACGCAAGGTCGCGGCCGTACGACTGTCGTCGGGCGAGGTCATCGAGGCCGACCGGATCATTTTCAATGGCGATGTCAGTGCGCTCAAGGACCTGCTGACACCCGCTTCGGGAAAGGGTTACAAGAAAGTGCCCGACGAGAAACGCTCCCAATCGGCTCTGGTCTCGTGCGGACTGGCGATCGCCGAGGGCGTGCCGTTGACACATCACACGGTCTTTTTCTCAGATCACTATGAAGCCGAGTTCCGGTCGGTTTTTCAGGATCGTGCAGCCCCGGCGGATCCCACGGTCTATGTTTGCGCACAAGACCGGAACAGCTCTGGCGGCATCCATTCTGCCGGCCCGCAAACGAGCCGAGAGCGCATTTACTGCCTTATGAATCTGCCGGCTGACGGCGACACCCACAGCTATTCGACAAGCGAGTTGGAGCAATGCCTCACAGCGATGGACCGCCGGCTGGCGAAGAACGGATTGACGCTTCACAGAGACCGGAAAGCCCAGGTTCTGACGGCGCCGGACGGGTTCAACAAGCTCTTCCCGGCAACAGGCGGCGCACTCTACGGTCAGGCCTCGCACGGCTGGATGGCGTCGTTCAGCCGGTTGGGGGCGACGGGCAAGCTGGCGGGGCTCTATCTGGCCGGAGGCAGCGTGCATCCGGGACCGGGCATCCCGATGGCCGCGCTGTCGGGGAAACTGGCAGCCGAACAGGTGATGGCGGATGCCGCTATGACCGGCCGGTTCCACCGGGCGGCTATCAGTGGTGGTATGTCGACGCGACCAGCAACTGCGGCACCTACGCCCTCACGGTCATTGCCTTCATAG
- a CDS encoding carotenoid 1,2-hydratase has product MAFNVALYQPSGNVWAMTERGSKSLVRNARGLRIGNSGLSWSDGGLELEFKETALPWPGHRLLPRRFTGRIRLEPEFLHLKPFSLDAEGCHVWWPLVPQARIKVECDLLPGGGWEGEAYHDLNFGSRPLESDFTSWDWARGRAGDKKTIVLYDAKMRKGEQRTLGLVFSAGRDAETIELPPRTCLPRGAWGIRGNIHCDEAASPSRSRRLEDTPFYTRSLVETTLEGERLNMVHETLDCTRLANPFVRMMLPFRMPRNTRS; this is encoded by the coding sequence GTGGCGTTCAACGTCGCGCTCTATCAGCCCTCCGGAAACGTCTGGGCAATGACTGAACGCGGATCGAAAAGCCTGGTCCGCAACGCCAGGGGGCTTCGGATCGGGAACAGCGGCCTAAGCTGGTCCGATGGCGGATTGGAATTGGAATTCAAAGAAACGGCGCTTCCCTGGCCCGGACATCGATTGTTGCCGCGGCGGTTCACGGGTCGCATCCGTCTGGAGCCGGAGTTTCTGCATTTGAAGCCGTTCAGTCTGGATGCGGAGGGCTGTCATGTGTGGTGGCCACTGGTCCCCCAGGCGCGGATAAAGGTCGAGTGCGATCTTCTCCCGGGCGGCGGCTGGGAAGGGGAGGCGTACCACGACCTCAACTTCGGATCACGTCCGCTCGAAAGCGATTTCACGTCCTGGGACTGGGCTCGTGGGCGGGCAGGAGACAAGAAGACGATCGTTCTTTACGACGCCAAAATGCGCAAGGGTGAACAGCGCACACTTGGCCTGGTTTTTTCCGCCGGACGCGACGCCGAAACAATTGAGTTGCCGCCCCGAACATGCTTGCCACGCGGGGCGTGGGGTATACGCGGCAACATACATTGTGATGAAGCGGCCAGCCCAAGCAGGTCGAGACGTTTGGAAGACACGCCTTTCTACACACGGTCGCTCGTCGAGACGACCCTTGAAGGAGAAAGGCTCAACATGGTGCATGAGACGCTTGATTGCACGCGCCTTGCCAATCCGTTCGTGCGAATGATGCTGCCGTTCAGGATGCCCAGAAACACCAGGAGTTAA
- a CDS encoding phytoene/squalene synthase family protein yields the protein MNKVSQSALEGFEPFALHAKNALDSSDKRYGLSRYRSDLNACTASIRKGSKSFHLASLLLPPETRKAAVALYAFCRHSDDLIDDPRSDRHSLQQLRERLDLIYRGTPADYPCDRAFQKTVRDYAIPRCIPAALLDGFEMDISKRTYRTLEDVKEYATGVAATVGLMMALLMRTGEPDHLARAADLGIAMQLTNIARDVGEDARNGRIYLPMDWLDQHGINPQTFLVSPRFCPEIGQVVKRLLQEANRHYRLGHAGISALPSDCRHAIRSAALIYEEIGTEIVANGYDSVTQRAHTSLMRKVSLLAAARRPATDRSASAKQAREAAADPAAAGLVNAAARSFSIAKAKKSVQSNGLPDASSSERLLCLLIRLQNESRQDVRFHKLAARQRAARLT from the coding sequence ATGAACAAGGTCAGCCAGAGTGCGCTGGAAGGCTTTGAGCCCTTTGCGCTTCACGCAAAGAACGCACTGGACTCCTCCGACAAGCGCTATGGTCTCTCACGCTACCGCAGCGACCTGAATGCCTGCACCGCATCCATCCGCAAAGGCTCAAAGTCCTTTCACCTTGCCTCGTTGCTGCTGCCTCCCGAAACCCGAAAAGCAGCCGTTGCGCTTTATGCGTTCTGCCGCCATTCGGATGACCTGATCGACGATCCGCGTTCGGACAGGCACTCGCTTCAGCAATTGAGAGAAAGGCTCGACCTTATCTACCGGGGCACCCCGGCGGACTATCCATGCGACCGAGCTTTTCAAAAGACTGTCAGAGACTACGCCATACCCAGGTGTATTCCCGCTGCATTGCTCGACGGCTTTGAAATGGACATTTCCAAGCGAACCTACCGGACACTGGAAGACGTGAAGGAATACGCAACGGGCGTTGCAGCGACCGTCGGCCTGATGATGGCTCTTCTCATGCGCACCGGCGAGCCGGACCATCTTGCCCGGGCCGCAGACCTCGGCATTGCGATGCAGCTCACAAATATCGCCAGGGATGTCGGTGAAGATGCGCGAAACGGGCGCATCTATCTGCCGATGGATTGGCTCGACCAACATGGGATCAATCCGCAGACGTTCCTGGTGTCACCCCGGTTTTGCCCCGAGATAGGTCAGGTCGTGAAGCGCCTGTTGCAAGAAGCAAACCGTCACTACCGCCTCGGCCATGCCGGCATTTCTGCACTTCCGTCCGATTGCCGGCATGCGATCCGGTCCGCCGCTCTCATCTATGAAGAGATCGGTACCGAGATCGTCGCGAACGGGTATGACAGCGTGACGCAAAGGGCGCACACAAGCCTGATGCGGAAGGTCTCGCTTCTGGCGGCTGCGCGCCGGCCCGCCACAGACCGAAGCGCCAGCGCAAAACAAGCACGGGAAGCGGCTGCCGACCCGGCGGCAGCCGGACTCGTCAATGCAGCCGCCCGCTCCTTCTCAATCGCCAAGGCCAAAAAATCGGTTCAGTCGAACGGGCTGCCAGACGCTTCCTCGTCTGAGCGATTGTTGTGTCTGCTGATCCGGCTACAAAACGAAAGCCGGCAGGATGTACGCTTCCACAAACTGGCGGCGCGGCAACGCGCGGCAAGGCTGACGTGA
- a CDS encoding chlorophyllide a reductase iron protein subunit X, whose translation MILENQPGQRYRMQDFLREEAAVEPDAPATGPVTKETQIIAIYGKGGIGKSFTLANLSYMLAQLGKKVLLIGCDPKSDTTSLLFGGRACPTIIQTASSRKEAGAEVAISDVCFKRDGVFAMELGGPEVGRGCGGRGIIHGFETLEKLGFHDWDFDYVLLDFLGDVVCGGFGLPIARDMCQKVVVVGSNDLQSLYVANNVCSAVQYFRKLGGNVGVAGLVVNKDDGTGEAHAFADAAGIPVLASIPQDEDIRRKSANYQIIGMPGGNWGPLFESLSINLAEAPPVLPNPLDQDGLLGLFDSSETGADYQLEPATPEDMCAAGAADKPSLEVVYDTI comes from the coding sequence ATGATCCTCGAAAACCAGCCCGGTCAACGCTACCGGATGCAGGACTTTCTCCGTGAAGAGGCGGCGGTCGAACCGGATGCCCCTGCGACCGGCCCGGTTACCAAGGAAACGCAGATCATAGCGATTTACGGCAAGGGCGGGATCGGCAAGAGCTTTACCCTGGCGAACCTCTCCTACATGCTTGCGCAGCTTGGTAAAAAGGTTCTCCTGATCGGTTGTGATCCGAAAAGCGACACCACCTCGCTCCTGTTCGGAGGACGGGCCTGCCCCACCATCATCCAGACCGCATCGAGCCGCAAGGAAGCCGGCGCGGAGGTCGCAATTTCAGACGTCTGTTTCAAACGGGACGGCGTCTTCGCGATGGAACTTGGCGGCCCTGAAGTCGGGCGCGGCTGCGGTGGACGCGGTATCATTCACGGGTTCGAAACGCTCGAGAAACTCGGCTTTCATGACTGGGATTTCGACTACGTCCTGCTGGACTTCCTTGGCGATGTCGTCTGCGGTGGTTTCGGACTGCCAATCGCCAGAGATATGTGCCAGAAAGTCGTCGTTGTTGGTTCCAACGATCTTCAGTCGCTTTATGTCGCCAACAATGTCTGCTCAGCCGTGCAGTATTTCCGCAAACTTGGTGGCAATGTCGGTGTAGCCGGACTTGTCGTCAACAAAGACGACGGCACAGGCGAAGCTCATGCTTTTGCAGATGCCGCCGGCATTCCCGTTCTGGCTTCAATCCCCCAGGATGAGGACATCCGCCGAAAAAGCGCGAATTACCAGATCATCGGCATGCCGGGTGGGAATTGGGGACCTCTCTTTGAGTCGTTGTCCATCAACCTGGCAGAAGCGCCGCCGGTGCTGCCCAACCCGCTTGATCAGGACGGCCTGCTGGGGCTGTTCGATTCCAGCGAAACCGGCGCTGACTATCAACTCGAGCCTGCGACCCCTGAAGACATGTGCGCGGCCGGCGCGGCCGACAAGCCATCTCTCGAGGTGGTCTACGACACGATTTAG
- the bchC gene encoding chlorophyll synthesis pathway protein BchC, which yields MDTTAIVFEEPGTLSVKQLALTSPDARDVVVETLFSGISTGTEKMLFEGSMPQFPGMGYPLVPGYESVATVIEAGPESGRRPGETVFVPGANCYTSAAGLFGATADRLVLPGDRTIPVHGDIAEDAVLLALAATAHRAVKRAQQPVEMIIGHGVLGRLIARVAIALGQTPPRVLEADPERRKGAAGYEVFSPDSDAAEAASCCTIDASGNPAALDGAIARLNRNGVLVLAGFYGERVSFAFPPAFMREVSVVLSAEFKPQDTTAVLDLVAGGRLSLEGLITHHAHPKEASQAYRTAFDDPSCLKMVIDWRKPS from the coding sequence ATGGACACCACGGCAATTGTCTTTGAAGAGCCAGGCACGCTGAGCGTGAAGCAATTGGCACTGACTTCGCCGGACGCGCGCGACGTGGTTGTCGAAACCCTTTTCAGCGGAATATCCACCGGCACTGAGAAAATGCTTTTCGAAGGCTCCATGCCGCAGTTCCCCGGCATGGGTTACCCGCTCGTGCCCGGATATGAATCCGTTGCCACGGTCATTGAAGCAGGACCGGAGTCGGGTCGGCGACCTGGGGAGACCGTGTTCGTCCCCGGCGCAAACTGCTACACGAGCGCCGCCGGCCTTTTTGGAGCCACGGCAGACCGACTGGTCCTACCGGGCGATCGAACCATCCCGGTACATGGGGACATTGCCGAGGACGCCGTGCTGCTTGCCCTGGCCGCGACCGCGCACCGGGCCGTGAAGCGGGCGCAGCAGCCCGTAGAGATGATCATTGGTCACGGCGTGCTCGGACGATTGATCGCACGCGTTGCCATCGCGCTTGGACAAACGCCACCGCGCGTTCTGGAAGCAGACCCTGAACGGCGCAAAGGCGCAGCTGGATACGAAGTGTTTAGTCCCGACAGTGACGCGGCCGAGGCTGCAAGCTGCTGCACAATCGACGCCAGCGGCAATCCCGCCGCGTTGGACGGCGCGATCGCGCGACTGAACAGGAATGGGGTCCTGGTTCTGGCCGGATTTTATGGCGAACGCGTAAGCTTCGCGTTTCCCCCTGCATTCATGCGCGAAGTCTCCGTTGTGCTTTCCGCTGAATTCAAACCGCAGGACACCACGGCCGTTCTGGACCTGGTGGCTGGCGGACGCCTTTCCCTGGAAGGCCTCATCACACATCACGCACATCCGAAGGAAGCTTCGCAGGCCTATCGAACCGCCTTTGACGATCCTTCCTGTCTGAAAATGGTCATCGACTGGAGGAAGCCCTCATGA
- a CDS encoding phytoene desaturase — MAPDIPSTITETDKPGLPHAVVIGAGVGGLSAAALLGKRGYRVTVFDPLDAPGGRAYVYRQDGFVFDAGPTIITAPWLFEKLWADCGGRLADDLDIRENNPFYKIRFSDGSVFTYSGDQAAMEAEIARFEPDDVAGYRTFMEESRQIYEYAFLELADKPFHSLAFTLSTFAQLVRLGGYRSVYSVVKKHFKSDKLRSVFSFHPLLIGGNPFTTTSFYCLIAHLESKHGVHYAIGGTNKLAHGIAGLVEKNNGTIRLNETVETILTNGKRATGVRLASGETVPADIVVSNCDSAMTYGKLLKDYPRKRWSDRKIKRGDFSMSLFVWYFGTDRRYDDVGHHTMLFGPRYKGLLEDIFIKKHLAEDFSLYLHRPSANDPSVAPKGCDAFYVLSPVPNLASGTDWTTFAENYRKKIEAQLEETVLPDLSKHVVSSRVLTPVDFRERLLSWQGAAFSFEPKLLQSSWFRPHNKSEELENLYLCGAGTHPGAGLPGVVCSAQIVADLVPDPATLVQSGRSAGETE; from the coding sequence ATTGCCCCGGACATTCCATCAACGATCACGGAAACGGACAAGCCAGGCTTGCCCCACGCCGTTGTGATCGGGGCGGGCGTCGGCGGGCTGTCCGCCGCGGCCCTCTTGGGCAAAAGAGGGTATCGGGTAACTGTTTTCGATCCTCTGGACGCACCGGGCGGGCGCGCCTATGTCTACCGGCAGGACGGGTTTGTGTTTGACGCCGGCCCGACGATCATCACCGCACCGTGGCTTTTCGAAAAGCTCTGGGCGGATTGCGGTGGCAGACTCGCGGATGACCTGGATATTCGCGAGAACAACCCGTTTTACAAGATCCGTTTCTCCGACGGCTCGGTGTTCACCTATTCGGGAGACCAGGCCGCAATGGAAGCGGAGATTGCTCGCTTCGAGCCCGATGATGTGGCCGGATACCGCACTTTCATGGAAGAAAGCCGCCAAATCTACGAGTATGCTTTCCTGGAGCTTGCAGACAAGCCGTTTCACAGCCTGGCTTTCACGCTGAGCACATTTGCGCAACTCGTCAGGCTCGGGGGATACAGATCGGTCTACAGTGTCGTCAAGAAGCACTTCAAAAGCGACAAACTGCGGTCAGTCTTCTCATTTCATCCGCTTCTCATTGGCGGTAACCCGTTCACCACAACGTCCTTTTACTGCCTGATAGCGCATCTTGAGAGCAAGCACGGCGTTCACTATGCGATTGGCGGAACAAACAAACTCGCCCACGGAATTGCAGGCCTCGTTGAAAAGAACAACGGCACTATCCGTCTGAACGAGACCGTCGAAACCATTTTGACCAACGGCAAGAGGGCGACAGGTGTCCGTCTTGCGTCCGGCGAGACCGTGCCTGCGGACATCGTTGTGTCCAATTGCGATTCGGCGATGACATACGGAAAACTCCTGAAAGACTACCCACGCAAACGCTGGAGCGACCGCAAGATCAAACGCGGCGACTTCTCGATGAGCCTGTTCGTCTGGTATTTCGGCACCGACCGCCGCTATGACGATGTCGGTCATCACACGATGCTGTTCGGACCGCGCTACAAGGGACTGCTGGAAGATATCTTCATCAAGAAACACCTGGCGGAAGATTTCAGCCTCTATCTGCACCGTCCATCGGCCAACGATCCGTCCGTCGCTCCGAAGGGCTGTGACGCGTTTTATGTCCTCAGCCCGGTTCCCAACCTGGCGAGCGGTACGGATTGGACGACCTTTGCCGAAAACTATCGAAAGAAAATTGAAGCGCAGCTTGAAGAAACGGTGTTGCCTGACCTCTCCAAGCATGTGGTGAGTTCGCGCGTCCTGACACCAGTGGACTTTCGCGAGCGCCTCCTGTCCTGGCAGGGCGCTGCGTTTTCCTTTGAGCCCAAACTTCTCCAGAGTTCCTGGTTCCGGCCGCACAACAAAAGCGAGGAACTTGAGAACCTCTACCTGTGTGGAGCCGGGACGCATCCTGGAGCAGGATTGCCCGGCGTGGTCTGTTCGGCGCAAATCGTGGCAGACCTCGTCCCCGATCCCGCGACATTGGTTCAATCCGGACGAAGCGCGGGGGAAACGGAATGA
- a CDS encoding polyprenyl synthetase family protein: protein MDLSDRIETGMQAAIRYATANGCPQKLSDAFRYAVFPGGARIRPRLCLAVALACGDRDPKVATAAATAIELLHCASLVHDDLPCFDNADTRRGKPSVHVEFGEEIAVLVGDGLIVSAFETVARETQHAPDLTAPLVSTIANAVGSPYGLVAGQAWESEPEIKIAAYHRAKTASLFTGAVSTGALSSNGNPLEWYALADALGAAYQAADDLYDAMDDNGSMGKPAGQDQANGKPNLVAELGLEGAMKHLHSLVLQAADSVPECRGSDMLRAMIHKEAKRLMPKKLAASAA from the coding sequence ATGGACCTGTCGGATCGCATCGAAACCGGGATGCAAGCAGCCATACGCTACGCCACTGCGAATGGGTGCCCTCAAAAACTATCCGATGCCTTCCGATACGCCGTTTTCCCAGGAGGCGCCCGCATTCGCCCCAGACTGTGTCTCGCAGTGGCGCTCGCATGCGGCGACCGCGATCCGAAAGTGGCAACGGCTGCTGCGACAGCGATCGAACTCTTGCACTGCGCTTCGCTGGTTCATGACGATTTACCCTGTTTCGACAATGCGGACACGAGGCGCGGCAAACCGTCGGTACATGTCGAATTTGGCGAGGAGATCGCCGTGCTGGTCGGCGACGGCCTCATCGTGAGTGCCTTCGAAACCGTCGCGCGGGAAACCCAGCACGCACCAGACCTGACCGCGCCCCTCGTCTCGACCATCGCGAACGCGGTCGGCTCGCCCTATGGGCTGGTTGCGGGACAGGCGTGGGAAAGCGAACCGGAAATCAAGATTGCCGCCTATCATCGCGCCAAAACGGCCTCACTTTTCACCGGTGCGGTTTCAACCGGCGCACTTTCTTCCAATGGGAACCCACTCGAATGGTACGCCCTGGCCGACGCCCTCGGAGCCGCCTATCAGGCAGCCGACGACCTCTATGACGCCATGGATGACAATGGCAGCATGGGAAAACCGGCGGGACAGGATCAGGCGAACGGGAAGCCGAACCTGGTGGCGGAACTTGGCTTGGAAGGCGCGATGAAACATCTGCACAGCCTCGTTCTCCAGGCCGCGGACAGTGTTCCCGAATGCCGCGGATCGGACATGCTCAGAGCCATGATCCACAAGGAAGCGAAGAGACTGATGCCGAAGAAGCTCGCGGCAAGCGCTGCCTGA
- a CDS encoding methyltransferase yields MATSRNDEGTAPELSLPSTAPLYQEAEKRLSQRAVRIRNWRNRKIASASFRNWIMRIPGLRSIANRKAAALFRLTAGFVFSQVLSTCVRLGVFEQLEKGPRSAEQLARASGIGPDKMQLLLEQAERLDLVTQVEPGSWMLDDAGAVVAGDQGIRQMVLHHELLYRDLDTPEDLLKNPEKETRLKSFWAYARGRQTLELNEDTAQDYSALMHSSQSMLADCILDANDFGAYGSILDVGGGDGSFLTACAERHPNLHLHLFDLPVVADLARENLSANGLEKRASVHGGDFASSPIPGMADCVCLVRILCDHDDDRVRDILKNLHASLRPGTKLMIAEAMAGPSEGARLAAVYFSFYFLAMGSGRCRSDAEIKALLSESGFSKPRTVKTNNPLLATLVFAER; encoded by the coding sequence GTGGCAACAAGCAGAAACGACGAAGGCACAGCCCCCGAATTGAGCCTGCCATCCACTGCCCCCCTCTACCAGGAGGCAGAAAAGCGCCTGTCCCAGCGCGCCGTTCGCATTCGAAACTGGCGCAATCGCAAAATTGCATCGGCAAGTTTTCGGAACTGGATCATGCGCATCCCGGGATTGCGCTCCATTGCCAACCGGAAGGCCGCAGCCCTCTTTCGTCTGACGGCAGGTTTCGTCTTCAGTCAGGTGCTAAGCACCTGCGTCAGGCTGGGTGTTTTCGAGCAGCTTGAGAAAGGTCCCCGGTCAGCAGAGCAACTGGCACGCGCAAGCGGAATCGGGCCCGACAAAATGCAACTCCTCCTCGAACAGGCGGAGCGGCTGGATCTTGTGACACAAGTTGAGCCGGGATCCTGGATGCTAGACGATGCCGGTGCGGTCGTGGCCGGCGATCAGGGCATAAGACAGATGGTCCTGCACCATGAGTTGCTTTACAGGGACCTTGATACGCCCGAAGACCTTCTGAAGAACCCGGAAAAAGAGACACGCTTGAAGTCGTTCTGGGCGTATGCGCGCGGCAGGCAAACGCTTGAACTGAATGAAGATACGGCCCAAGACTATTCTGCTCTGATGCACAGCAGCCAGAGCATGCTCGCTGATTGCATTTTGGACGCGAATGACTTCGGCGCATACGGATCGATCCTGGATGTCGGTGGCGGAGACGGCAGCTTCCTGACAGCGTGCGCCGAGCGGCACCCGAACCTACATCTGCATCTGTTCGACTTGCCGGTCGTCGCCGATCTGGCGCGTGAAAACCTGTCAGCCAATGGCCTTGAAAAAAGGGCGAGCGTTCATGGCGGAGACTTTGCAAGCAGTCCGATACCGGGCATGGCCGACTGCGTCTGCCTCGTTCGAATCCTATGCGACCATGATGATGATCGTGTTCGGGACATACTTAAGAACCTGCATGCCTCTCTCCGGCCCGGCACAAAACTGATGATTGCCGAGGCGATGGCCGGCCCATCGGAAGGCGCTCGGCTCGCGGCTGTCTATTTCAGCTTCTATTTTCTTGCCATGGGGTCCGGGCGCTGCAGGAGCGATGCGGAAATCAAGGCATTGCTGTCCGAATCCGGGTTCAGCAAGCCCCGCACCGTCAAGACCAACAATCCCCTCTTGGCAACGCTGGTGTTCGCGGAACGCTGA
- a CDS encoding cytochrome P450, with product MSAAEIYVPPRPSRLPPVMALLRTVWNGEGDLLSLLPGAAFAMDAGELGYSRRSIKLFNDPELVRQILHDADGIFPKSDLMVGALEALIGDSIFVSDGAKWRRQRAMIDPAFSKMRLTHAFKAMQQAVDAYVERLHSSAERGEVLSLDRIMSELTADIICRTVFSTSLDTQISRDVFDDFEVFERGVAQVKIWRLIMDPAWTKVPQSEDVLAACKRIRHHLGGLIDTHTGPDADRFDDIASAVISARDAETGDPFTRDELIDQLGVFFLAGHETTASALTWAFYMLAMCPDILARLRSEVDAVAEGQELTFEATRSLTYTRAIFRETLRLYPPITFMPRVALKATRIGTYKVRKGALLMISPWTLHRHTRYWTDPDRFDPDRFMPDREKEVFPGTYIPFGSGPHTCVGAGFAAIESALILGRLTRAFDFSPVETGDVRPAARLTTRPSQEIQVRVRNRSHGH from the coding sequence ATGTCGGCAGCTGAGATCTACGTTCCTCCGCGCCCGTCGCGTTTGCCGCCCGTCATGGCGCTTTTGCGCACGGTTTGGAACGGGGAGGGAGACCTTCTCAGCCTGTTGCCCGGCGCCGCCTTTGCCATGGATGCCGGGGAACTCGGCTATTCGCGGCGTTCGATCAAGTTGTTCAATGATCCGGAACTTGTGCGTCAGATCCTTCACGACGCCGATGGCATTTTTCCCAAGAGTGACCTCATGGTTGGCGCGCTGGAGGCTCTGATTGGCGATTCCATTTTTGTTTCGGATGGTGCGAAGTGGCGACGGCAACGGGCGATGATCGACCCGGCCTTTTCCAAGATGCGTTTGACACACGCCTTCAAGGCGATGCAGCAAGCCGTTGACGCCTATGTCGAACGCCTTCATTCGAGCGCAGAACGCGGCGAAGTCCTGTCGCTCGACCGGATCATGAGTGAGCTGACGGCGGACATCATCTGCAGGACGGTGTTTTCGACATCTCTCGACACCCAGATTTCCAGAGACGTCTTTGACGATTTCGAGGTCTTTGAACGCGGTGTCGCACAAGTGAAGATCTGGCGGCTGATCATGGACCCGGCCTGGACGAAGGTGCCTCAGAGCGAAGATGTGCTGGCGGCGTGCAAGCGTATCCGCCATCATCTGGGCGGGCTGATTGATACACATACCGGGCCTGATGCTGACCGGTTCGACGACATTGCCAGTGCGGTCATTTCCGCGCGGGACGCGGAAACCGGAGACCCTTTTACGCGTGACGAGCTTATTGACCAGCTTGGGGTCTTTTTTCTGGCCGGTCACGAGACAACGGCCAGTGCGCTCACATGGGCGTTTTATATGCTCGCGATGTGTCCAGACATACTGGCGAGGCTGCGAAGCGAAGTGGACGCCGTCGCTGAGGGTCAGGAACTCACCTTCGAGGCGACGCGCTCGCTTACCTACACCAGAGCAATTTTCCGAGAAACTCTGCGGCTCTACCCGCCGATCACCTTCATGCCGCGCGTTGCTCTCAAGGCAACACGGATCGGCACCTACAAAGTGCGCAAAGGCGCGCTCCTGATGATCTCGCCCTGGACGCTTCATCGGCACACGCGGTACTGGACGGATCCAGATCGCTTTGATCCCGACCGTTTCATGCCGGACCGGGAGAAGGAGGTTTTTCCTGGAACCTACATTCCGTTCGGGTCCGGACCTCACACCTGCGTCGGTGCCGGCTTCGCGGCGATTGAAAGCGCATTGATCCTGGGGCGCCTGACACGCGCGTTCGACTTTTCTCCGGTCGAAACCGGAGACGTAAGGCCGGCGGCGCGCCTGACGACGCGGCCGTCCCAGGAGATCCAGGTGCGGGTCAGGAATAGGAGCCATGGGCACTAA